The Candidatus Krumholzibacteriia bacterium DNA window GCCGAGGGTGTCGAAGGAGCGGTAGTCGCCGATCATCACCGTGACCATGTTCGGTGTGTGGGCGTCGGTGTAGGCGTGCTCGATGAAGTAGTCGCTCACGTGCTCCGCCGCGGGCGCGTGCGGATCGCCGAAGGCCGGCAGTCCGAGGCCCGCGTAGAGCATGGTCGCCCCCAGGATCACCAGCACGGCCGCGGCAACGCCTCGCATGCGGATCCTCCTCAGTCGCGGGACTTGCGTTGGGTGTTGAAGATCGCCACCACGAACAGCACGCCGGTCACGCCGGCTCCGAGCACGGCTTCGTTGAAGCCCACGTCGACCGCGCCGAGCGACACGTACAGGAGTGCGGCCAGGAAGCTGAACAGGCTGAGCACGACGGCGGCCGCCAGCAGGTCCTTGACCCGCAGCGCCACCACGGCCGCCACGGCCGCCAGGAAGAAGAAGAACGCGATCAGGACTTCGCTCATCCGTTGCTCCGATCCCGGCGCAGCCACGGCACCTGACGGTTCAGGATCGCTGCGCGTCCCAGGGCATGGGCGGCAGCGGGATTGGCCACGGCCACCAGCACCACGATCAGCAGCAGCTTCGCCGTGCTCAGATCGACGCCCTCGTAGAAGGCCAGGCCGGTCATGACCAGCATCAGGCCGAGGGTGTCGGGCTTGCCCGAGGCGTGCGAGCGCGTGAAGAAGTCCGGCAGGCGGTTCACGCCCACGCTGCCCACCAGAACCGTCCCCGTGCCCACCGCGATCAGGGCGTAGGAGATCCACTCGAGCATCAGCGGCCTCCCGTGCCGGAGCGTTCCAGGTACTTTCCCACCACGAGCGCGCCCACGAAGTTCAGCATGGCGTAGGCGATCGCGATGTCCACGAACATGTCGATGCGCCCGTAGAGGAAGCCGGCCAGGCAGATCAGGATGACGGTCTTGGTCCCCGCCACCGTGACGCCGACCATGCGGTCGTAGACCGTGGGGCCGCGCAGCACCCGGTACAGGGGCAGGATCAGCGCGAATCCGATGATGATCGTGATCACGCTCAGGAAGACCACCGTTCGACCTCCTCTCGGACGGCGTCCGGGTCGTCCAGCAGCGTCGCTTCGATGTCGTCGGGCAGTTCCTCGCCGAACAGGGCGGCCACCTTGCGCGGCATGGTGCCGTCGAGCAGGCCACCGGCCAGGTTCTCGTGGATCGTGTGCACGAGGAAATGGTCGTCGCGGATGTGCAGCGTGAAGGTTCCCGGTGTCAGCGTGATCGAGTTGCCCAGGACCGTCTTGGCCAGCGAGCTCTTCATGCCCGTGCGGAAGTGGATCAGGGCGGGCTTCACCGGCGGGCCCGGTCGCAGGATCAGGATGGTGACCTGCACGTTGGCGACGATGATCTGGGCGATGAGCCAGAAGGTGTAGGTGATCACCCGGAGCCAGTGGAGGCGGCCGATGTACTGGTTCTCGACGGGTTCCCGGTGTGCGATCACCAGGTTGCGCGACAGCAGGACCACCAGGACGATCGACAGCACCCCGTACGAGAGATGGACGACGTCGGTCTTGCCCGAGAAGGCCATCCAGAGAACGGCCAGGACGACGACCAGGAGCACCGTGTGGCGCGTGGTGCCGCGGCTTCGGGTGGCAGGTGGTTGCATCGTGTCGGGGGTCCTGCGGTCGGCTGGAAGGTCACGGGCGCGGCCGCGCCCGGCACAATCGGCCGCAGTGTAGTGTTCCGACCGGGCGCCCACAAGATCTAGGTCCGTGAACGGGCGCCGGTCATCACGAACTCGATCGGGCCGCACGCACGACGGGCCGACCCGACCGGGCCGGCCCACGTGATCCGCCTCGCGAGAGGGACGAACGGGGACTACTCGGCGTCGAGCTCCTCGAGCAGGACCCGCACCGCTTCGGCGACCTGTGGGTCCTCGCCGGCGGCGTGCTGCTCGGGCGTGATCGCCACGCGGTGGTCGGGCTCGAGCTGCTGGTTCTCGAGGTAGTTCGTGGTGCCCAGCTCCACGATCCCCACCTGGGGGATCCCGAACACCAGGTCGCCGGTGTGCAGGCGCTCCCACCAGACGGCCGTCGCCGTGCCCGCCACGGGCATGCCCACGGTGGGCCCGATGTCGAGGTGGTCGTAGACCCACGGGAAGAAGTGGGCGTCGGAGTAGTTGGCCTCGTTCATCACCACCGCGCTCGGCTTCCACCACCGCTTGCCGGGCTCGCCGTGGAAGCGCTGGCCGGGAACGGCCTGGTTGCGGGGCATGAAGTCCACGTAGGCCTCGCCCCCGAGCAGCACCACGAGGTCGTCGTGCAGCCAGCCGCCGCCGTTGAAGCGCGTATCGACCACGATCGCGTCCTTGTCGAAGTTGCGTCCCATGACCTCGGCGTAGGCCACACGGAAGCTGCGGTCGTTCATGCCCTGCACATGGACGTAGCCGATCCGGCCGTCGCTCAGCTCGTCGACCTGTGCGCGGCGCTGCTGCACCCAGCGGTCGTAGCGCATGCGGCCCTCGGCCCCGGGACCGATCGGTTCGATCACGCGCTCGAAGTCGTCGCCGCGCGGCGGGTCGAAGCGCAGGCGGACGCGCTCGCCGGACTTGTTGTTCAGCAGGCGGTGGAAATTGACCTCGCCGTCGAGTTCGACGCCGTCGACCGCCGTGATCACGGTGCCGGGCTCGATGCCCAGCTCGGCCTCGGCCAGCGGCCCTCGGGGCAGGATCTCGGCGATCCGCATGCCGTCGCCGTCGTACTCGCGGTCGTAGTACACGCCCAGGCTGGCCGTACGCTCGGG harbors:
- the mbhE gene encoding hydrogen gas-evolving membrane-bound hydrogenase subunit E; the protein is MRGVAAAVLVILGATMLYAGLGLPAFGDPHAPAAEHVSDYFIEHAYTDAHTPNMVTVMIGDYRSFDTLGEGIVVFAAAFACFLLLKGSRHRKDPS
- a CDS encoding hydrogenase subunit MbhD domain-containing protein → MSEVLIAFFFFLAAVAAVVALRVKDLLAAAVVLSLFSFLAALLYVSLGAVDVGFNEAVLGAGVTGVLFVVAIFNTQRKSRD
- the mnhG gene encoding monovalent cation/H(+) antiporter subunit G, with translation MLEWISYALIAVGTGTVLVGSVGVNRLPDFFTRSHASGKPDTLGLMLVMTGLAFYEGVDLSTAKLLLIVVLVAVANPAAAHALGRAAILNRQVPWLRRDRSNG
- a CDS encoding monovalent cation/H+ antiporter complex subunit F, which codes for MVFLSVITIIIGFALILPLYRVLRGPTVYDRMVGVTVAGTKTVILICLAGFLYGRIDMFVDIAIAYAMLNFVGALVVGKYLERSGTGGR
- a CDS encoding Na+/H+ antiporter subunit E; its protein translation is MQPPATRSRGTTRHTVLLVVVLAVLWMAFSGKTDVVHLSYGVLSIVLVVLLSRNLVIAHREPVENQYIGRLHWLRVITYTFWLIAQIIVANVQVTILILRPGPPVKPALIHFRTGMKSSLAKTVLGNSITLTPGTFTLHIRDDHFLVHTIHENLAGGLLDGTMPRKVAALFGEELPDDIEATLLDDPDAVREEVERWSS